The DNA region GGGATTTATTAAAAGTTGAAAACTAGAAAATACTAAATAAGATTTTATGGCAAAATTAGCAGATAAAACTAATCATTCAATAGTGAGCAAAGATGCTGCGGATATGGCAATGACAGCAACAAGACGAGATGAGGATTATAACTTGCATCCATTAGCACGACCATTACGTGTTATTTTTGTGCGTTTTCTTGATATTATTTTGGCTAGTTTAATTCCGTTAGTTTTAACTTTAACAATGAATTATTGAGATGCCCAACGTACTGTCTGAGCACCAATTGTTGTTATTGGTATAACGTTTTTGTTGTTCTTCTGTTATTTTGTTCTTTTACCATATTTTTGAGATGGGAAAACTGTTGGTAAGTTTTTGTTTCAAATTAAATTAGTTAATACAGAAGAAAAGTTAAAATTAGGGGTTATTTTTACCCGGGAACTATTTATTATTTTTTTACCATGATTTATTGTGTTATTAACCAATTTAAGTTTAAATTTAATTTTTCATGTTAATTTAGGCGATTTATTCCGAACAACCAACAAAAACCCGGTGGCAATAATTGTGATTCGAATTGTGACAACAACTTATTTTTTATGATATTTAGGATTAATTTTTGCAGTTGCTTTAAATCCAAACCATCAAATTTTATTTGATCGTCATTTTCATTTGTTTAATGTTAAAACAAAACCAATTGTTAAAAAACAAAAAAAAGTTCCGAAAAAACCAATAACAAGAGCTACACAACATGTTCATTTGCAAAAAGACCAACCAGGGAATATTTCTGATGAAGTTTTAAAAGAAATTGATGAATTATAAGGTAAAATGTAATTGTTTGAAAAGAAAGGCAGAAGCGTATGGGAAATGAATTTATTGAACATTTGAATCCAAATCAGCGAGAAGCTGTATTAGCAATTAAGGGTCCTGTTCGAATTATTGCTGGAGCTGGTAGTGGGAAAACACGGGTAATTATTAATAAAATTGCTTATTTAATTAAGTATGCTAATTTAGAACCGTGACGAATTTGTGCGGTGACTTTTACTAATAAAGCAGCAAATGAAATGAAAGAACGAATTGTTGACTTAATTGGTGTTAATGGAAAACATTGTATGATTTCAACTTATCATGCTTTATGTGTGCGCATTTTACGAGAAGATATTGTTGCCTTAAATTATGAACGTGATTTTAATATTATTGATATGGCTGACCAGGATAGTATTTTACGCAATATTTATAAAACATTTAATGTTAAATATGACGCGCAAGAAGGTCGGATGGTAAAGAGTTATATTAGTAATCAGAAGAATGACTTTATTAGTCCAGCTAGCGCAAAGAGCAATGCTGTTGGTGCTGAAAAACGTTGATCCGAAGTCTATGCATATTATGAGGAACGGTTAAAAGAATTGAAGAGTCTTGATTTTAATGATTTAATTTTATTAACATATAAGTTATTAAAGCATCATCCTGAAGTTTTAGAAAAATGACAAAATCGTTTTGATTATTTTTTAGTTGATGAATTTCAAGATACGAATGAATTGCAATTTGATATTATTAAATGATTAGTTGGGGCTGCTCATAATATTACAGTTGTTGGCGATCCTGATCAAACAATTTATTCATGACGAGGCGCAAAAGTTAGGTTAATTTTAAATCTTGAGCAATATTTTCCTGGAACGGAAACAATTATTTTAAATGAAAATTATCGATCAAGTCAAAGTATTTTATCATTAGCTAATAATTTAATTGTAAATAATAAAGATCGGATTGCAAAAGATTTATTTACAAATCAGGCATTAGGACAATTACCGATTTTATATCATGCTGTAAATAGTGCTGATGAAAGTGATTTTGTGGCCCGAAAGATTAAGGACTTTATTAAACAAGAAAGTTATGATTATAAAGATATTTTGATTTTATATCGGGCAAATTACTTATCGCATGACTTAGAAATTGCTTTAGCAGACTATGGGATTTCTTATCGTATTTTTGGTGCTTTTAAATTTTATGAACGAAAAGAAATTAAAGATGCTCTTGCTTTCTTAAAAGTAATTATGAATAATGATCAATTAGCGGTGGAACGAGTATTATTATTAACACCAAAAATTGGGCCAAAAGCATTTGAACAAATTATGACCGTTTTAAAAGAACAAGAACTATCTTTTACAGTATTATTAGAACAACATTTTAATTTACTATCAACAAGTTTACAGCATAACCTAACTGATTTACGTACAGCAATTTTAGCCGCTTTAACGGAATTGCCAAAAACAAAAACAATTGAAAATCTTTTAATGTTGTTACTAAATAAAACAGGATATCAACAACGTTTACGTGATAATTTTGAAGAAGAACGTGAAGAGAATATTTTAGAATTAATTGCTTCAGTGGCAAAATTTGATCAACAAAATAATAATTTAACTGGAGTTGAATTACTAAGCGAATACTTACAATTAGTTTCGTTACAAACTGACAGTGATAGTGATAATTTAACTGATAATACTGTTTCTTTAATGACAATTCATAGTGCCAAAGGATTAGAAAAAAAAGTTGT from Spiroplasma sp. NBRC 100390 includes:
- a CDS encoding RDD family protein; protein product: MAKLADKTNHSIVSKDAADMAMTATRRDEDYNLHPLARPLRVIFVRFLDIILASLIPLVLTLTMNYWDAQRTVWAPIVVIGITFLLFFCYFVLLPYFWDGKTVGKFLFQIKLVNTEEKLKLGVIFTRELFIIFLPWFIVLLTNLSLNLIFHVNLGDLFRTTNKNPVAIIVIRIVTTTYFLWYLGLIFAVALNPNHQILFDRHFHLFNVKTKPIVKKQKKVPKKPITRATQHVHLQKDQPGNISDEVLKEIDEL
- a CDS encoding ATP-dependent helicase; this translates as MGNEFIEHLNPNQREAVLAIKGPVRIIAGAGSGKTRVIINKIAYLIKYANLEPWRICAVTFTNKAANEMKERIVDLIGVNGKHCMISTYHALCVRILREDIVALNYERDFNIIDMADQDSILRNIYKTFNVKYDAQEGRMVKSYISNQKNDFISPASAKSNAVGAEKRWSEVYAYYEERLKELKSLDFNDLILLTYKLLKHHPEVLEKWQNRFDYFLVDEFQDTNELQFDIIKWLVGAAHNITVVGDPDQTIYSWRGAKVRLILNLEQYFPGTETIILNENYRSSQSILSLANNLIVNNKDRIAKDLFTNQALGQLPILYHAVNSADESDFVARKIKDFIKQESYDYKDILILYRANYLSHDLEIALADYGISYRIFGAFKFYERKEIKDALAFLKVIMNNDQLAVERVLLLTPKIGPKAFEQIMTVLKEQELSFTVLLEQHFNLLSTSLQHNLTDLRTAILAALTELPKTKTIENLLMLLLNKTGYQQRLRDNFEEEREENILELIASVAKFDQQNNNLTGVELLSEYLQLVSLQTDSDSDNLTDNTVSLMTIHSAKGLEKKVVFIVGLNEGIFPTSQAIKMGHDQIEEERRTLYVAITRAKELLFLSHPEGYSYITGNERFPSRFIKELDSDFHQKVTSELIFSKPKSFSGRDGVKTSGETTTSFHLNKNLEPSFQSNMWKVNDSVSHDLFGIGVVVKIIAQNVQIVFPSPYNVKIISADSQAIKKIK